The Sandaracinus amylolyticus genomic interval AGAAGGACGACGTCAAGCAGGGCTGCATCGCGTACAAGATCGCGGCGCACGCGGCGGACGTCGCGCTCGGCATCCCGGGCGCGCGCGACTGGGACGACGCGCTCACGAAGGCGCGCGCCGCGCTGAACTGGGAGCAGCACTTCGCGCTCGCCTTCGACGGTGAGTACGCGCGCGCGCTGCACGACGAGGACCTCGACGTCGACACCGACTTCTGCGCGATGTGCGGCCACGACTGGTGCAGCGTGCGCATCAGCAAGGAGATCGTGGAGTTCGCGAGCGGCAAGGCCGAGGGCTTCGAGCGCGAGAAGGTGATCAAGAGCGCGGCGCTCACCGAGGAGCAGAAGCGCGTGCTCGAGCAGCGCGGCGTGCTCTCGCCCAACGAGATCCACAAGCTCGCGAGCAAGACGCGCAAGGCCGTCGACGCCGAGGTCGGAAAGGGCCTCTGCCACTCGGACTTCGTCGAGCCCGAGATCGCGCAGCGCATCCAGAAGGATCGCCTCGTGCAGATCCGCGCGAAGGACGAGGCGACCGCCGAGGACTGAGCGGCGATCGATGCTGACAGCACACATTCGTGTGCTGTCAGCACACCCGTGCGCTCAGCACACGATGCAGCCGCGCACCGGCGTCTTGATCTCCGAGACGATCTCGCCGGTCACCTCGTCGTAGATGCGGATCCATCCGATGCGACGGCCCTCGATGGAGCAGTTCGCATCGCTCTGGATCAGCTCGGCCGTGTGGTTGGCGGTCGCGAGCTCGAGCGTCACCGCGCGCAGCCGGCGCATGCGGATCGGCGCGGCGTCGTCCCAGAGCAGCTCGACCGCGTCGTCGAACGTGACCGCGTCGCCGGGCGCCGCGGTGTACATGCCCTCCCCGACCGGCTGACAGCCGTCGGCAGGCGGGGGCGCGAAGTGCGTGTAGTGGAACGGCGTCGCGCGGACGATCGCTTCGACCACCTCCTCGGGGCGCTCGGGGCACGCCTCGAGCCCGTCGACGAGGGTCGCGTCGGGGCTCGGGATGTACTGCCCGCCGAACCCGAACAGCGTGACCACGCCCGCGCGTCGCTCGACCGCGACCGTGAACACGTCGTTCACCATCGCGTAGGGCCCGTACGCGACGCGGCGGATGCGCAGGAAGTCGACGTTCTCGGTAACGGCGGAGCACGGGTACGTCGAGTCCGGGCGCCACTCGTCGCGATCGATCTGGAAGAGATCGGGCGAGGCCTCGAGGACCTCGAAGAGCGCGTCGTACGCGTCCTCGGCGCCGTCGCACTCGGGAAGCGGGATCGCGAGGCCTGTGATCGAGGAGAGCGTGCCGCGGTTCGCGACCCAGGTGAGCGACGCCGCGGGGTCGAGCGCGGCGAGCGCGGTCGCCGCGCGCGCTTCGGCGCCGGGGTCGGGCGTGAGCTCGAAGGGCTCGCCGCACGCGCCGAGATCGGCGTCGACGTTCACGACGTACGCGTCGGTCATCGGTGCGTCCATCGGGCTCTGCGCGTCGGTCTGCGCGGCGTCGACCGTCGAGGCGTCGTGGCCTCCGGCGTCGTCGAGCACGCTGGGGCCCGAGTCGCTGCAGCTGCACCCCCCGAGCGCGAGGAGTGGAACGAGGAAGAACGCCATCCGCGACATCGCGAGAGCTCCTGTGGTGCGATCGCATTGGTGGCGAGCTCGCGCGCTCGTCATCGCGCCGCGCGGCGCGGTGACGAGCCTCACCGCACCGCGCGACGCACGTCGATTCGTCGACGGATCACCCGTGCGGGTGGCCACGCGCAGCGCGCACGCGAGGCTCGTGTATCGTCGCCGAGAGGAGGTGGATCGATGGAGCACGACAAGGGTCCGACGCACGTGGTGCTGACGTGCATGGACTACCGGCACATGGACGATCTGGTGTGCGCGCTCCGCGCTCGGATCGGCGAGGACAAGTACGATCACCTGATCCTGCCAGGCGCTGCGGCTGCCCTCGCAGAGGTGTCGCTGCAGACCGATTTTCCGAGCTGGGTCCCGGCGTTCTGGTCGCAGGTGCAAGTCGCGAAGAAGCTGCACGGAGCGACGATTCGCGAGATCTGGCTCGTCGATCACCTGGAGTGCGGCGCGTATCTGCAGGCCCTCGGCGTCGACGCCGCGAAGGAAGTCGACGCGCACCTGCGCTGCCTGCGGCTCGCGAAGCAGGCCGTCGAAGAGGGATGTCGCGCGCGCGGGATCGGATGGACGGTCGCGTGCAAGATCATGCAGCCCGTCGTGGGCAGCGACTCGAAGAAGTGGTCGCTCTGCGATCTCGAGCTGACGTAAGAGCGCCATCTGCGGTCTGGCTCCGCGGCGCGCGCTGTGCGACATGATGCGCAGCGCGCGCACCTGCGCGTCGGAGGTGCTCGTGCACACAGGCCGGACTCGCTCGTTCCTTTCGCGCGGAAACACAGCGCTCGCGGCGCTCCTCGCGATGTCGTGCGCTCCACAGCAACGCGTCGATCAGAGCCGTCTCTCGGACTTCGCGCGCTACGGGCGCAGCATCGCGATCTCCGATCGCACCGCGGTGGTCGGCGCATACCAGGAGGACGGCTCGCAGGGCGCGGTCTACGTGCTCACGCGCGTCGGCGACGGCCACGCGTGGTCGCACTCGGCGCGCATCGCGTCGCCGAGTCCCGCCGACGAGCAGTTCGGCGACGACGTGGCGATCGACGGCTCGACGATCGTCGTCGGCGCGCCGCTCGATCACCAGCCGGGCGCGGTGCGCGCGGGGCGCGTCTACGTGCTCACGCCGAGCGACGGCGCGTGGGCCTCGGTCGCGCAGCTCGCGTCGCCGGGCACGCACCAGGCGTGGGAGGCGTTCGGCGGCGCGGTCGCGATCGACGGCGACACGATCGTGGTCGGCGCGGTCGATCGCGACGCGGGCGCGGTCGTCGACGCGGGCGCGGCGTTCGTGTTCACGCGCAGCGGCGGCACGTGGTCGTTCACCCAGACGCTCACCGCGCCGTCGCCGGTCGCGTCGGACAAGATGGGCTCGGCGGTCGCGATCGCGGGCGACACGATCGCGGTCTCCGCGCTGCGTCGCAACGTCGGTCGTGCGATCGACGCGGGCGCCGTGTTCGTGTACCAGCGCAGCGGCTCGAGCTGGTCGCTCGTGCAGACGCTGACCGCGACCGACGCGGGCCCGAGCGATCTCTTCGGCACCAGCGTCGCGCTCGAGGTCGATGCGGAGACCGGCGATCGCCGGCTCGTGGTCGGCGCGGAGTCGGACGATGCGCCGGGCTTCGCGAACGCGGGCGCGGCGTACGTGTTCGAGGCGCCCGCGGGCGGATCGTTCGCGCAGACCGCGAAGCTCGTCGCGAGCGATCCGGCGGCGAACGCGATCTTCGGCACCGACGTCGCGCTCTCGGGCGATCGCATCGTCGTCGGCGCGTCGGGCGCATCGAAGTCCGCGGGCGCGGCGTACGTGTTCGCCGCGAGCGCGGGCAGCTGGGCGCAGGTCGTGCGGCTCGATCGATCGCCGAGCGACGCGAGCGCGTTCCTCGGCACGTCGGTCGCGATCGCGGGAATGCACGCGCTGATCGGCGCGACCGGTGAAGAGGTCGGCGCGACGACCGGCACCGACAGCGGCGCGGTGCACGCGTTCCGCGAGCACGAAGGAGGCACGTGGGCGCACGGCCACGCGCTGCACGCCGCGCACAACCCGAGCGCGACGACGTACTACGGCAGCGCCATCGCGATCGCGGGCGCGACGGTCGTCGCCGCGAGCCCGGTGCGCGCCGATGCGTTCCAGATCGACGCGGACGGGCTCTCGCTCGCGCTGCCGCTGCCGCCGCCCGCGAGCTCGCAGCTCTGGGGCGTCGGGACCGACGGCGCGTCGATCGCGGTGTTCGCGCGCCGGCAGATCGACGTCGACGAGATCGTCGGCACCGTGCAGGTCTTCGGCGCGAGCGCGAGCGGGTGGACGCTCGAGGCCGCGATCGAGCCGGATCTCACGTCGCCGGCGGGCCCGTTCGAGGCCGCGAACAGCGGCTGCGTGAGCATCGACGGAGAGACGCTCGCGATCGGCGCGCCGCGCTGGAACGGCGGCGACGGTCGGGCCTTCGTGTGGACGCGGACCGGCGGCGTGTGGTCGCAGCTGCAGGCGCCGCTCGGATCGGCCGAGGAGCTCACGAACTTCGACATGAATTTCGGGCGCGTCGTGCAGCTCGACGGCGACACGCTGATGATCGCGGAGGTGCCCTCGTCGGGCCTCGGCGGCTCGACGCGCAACGGCAAGGTGCACGTGTACGTGCGCGACGGCGAGGGCCCCTACGTGCTCGAGCAGACGCTCACCGAGGCGACGCCCGCGGTGCTCGACGGGTTCGGCTCGTCGGCCGCGATCAGCGGTGATCTGCTCGCGGTGCTCACGCGCACCACGAAGACGGTGCGCGTGTATCGCCGCACCGCGGGCGTGTGGAGCGAGATCTGGAGCGTCGTGATCGACGCGTCGATCTCGAGCTCGTCGCGCCAGATGATCGACATCGACGGCGACCTCCTCGCGATCGGCGTGCCCGGGATGCAGGTCGCGTCGATCGCGGGGGCCGGCGAGGTGCGCGTCTACCGACGCGCCGAGGACGACACCTACGCGGTGGAGAACGTGCTGCGCGCGTTCGATCCCGTGGTGAACCGCGGCTTCGGCGCGGTCGTGCAGATCGACGGAGACCGCGTGATCGCCGCGACGGCGGACGGCGACGGCGGCGTCTACTCGTTCCCGCTCTGAAGGACGCTACTCTCCGCGCCGAATGGACACGGAGTCGGAGAACCAACCGCCGAGCGCGGATCGCGTGCTGCGTCGCGCCCGCGTGCTCGCCGCGATCGCGCATCGAGGTCTGATCGAGCAGGACCGCGATCGGGATCGCGCGCGCGGCGTGCTCGCGCAGATCCGCCGCTGGATCGGCAACGAAGGGCTGCACGGCGAGGTCGAGCCCGAGGAGCGCGCCCGCATCGAGTCGGACGTGGGCGCGCTCGGCGCGGAGGCGACGGTCGCGTCGGTGTGGCGCTTCGAGGGCGCGGCGGTGCTCGGTTGGGCGCTCGGGCTGATGCAGCTGCCGGCGCACGATCGCGTGAACGACGTGGGCGCGGTCTCGACCGCGCTCGCGGTCGGCGGCTCGCTGCCCGAGGCGCTCCGCGCGCCGACGCTGCGCAGCGCGCGCTCGATCGATCGCATGCGGGAGCGGCTCTTCGCGATCCACTGGCGCGTGGTCGAGCAGCGGCTGCGCCCCGGCACGATCGACCTCGTCTCGTTCGCGCGCACCGCGTGGTTCGGGCCGCTCGAGATCGACTCGTCGATGCTGATCGACGGCGATCTCGGGATCGACGGCGCGCCGATCGCGCGCGCCAGCGCGGAAGCGCTCCGGCGCGTGGCGTCGATCGCGCGAGAGCGGCACCAGGCGATCAACTGGCTGAACGGCGACGATCCCATCTACTCGGAGGTCGACGTCTCGACCTGAACGTCGCGATCCGGCAGCATCGCGGCTCGTGGACGATCTCGATCTGAATTCGTCGCGGCGCGGGGCCGAGAACGTCGTCCGACGATGCCTCGCCGTCGCGGCGGACGAGCGCGTGGTGGTGCTGCACTGGCAGGCGGCGCCCCTCGCGCGCTGGCTGATGGACGCGATCGCCGCGGCCGGCGCGCGCGGCGAGTCGGTGTCGGCGGACGCGGCGCCCGAGGGCAGCCCGATGCAGGTCGAGCGCTGGGTCGAGGACGCGCTGAGCGACGCGCCGGCGAGCATCCTGATCGCGAAGCACGGCCTGCCGCCGTCGCTCTCGATGGCGGTGCTCGCGGTCGCGCGCAAGCGGCGGGTGCGACACCTGCACCTCACGCGCGCGGACGCGAAGCTGTTCGCGCAGTCGTACCGCGCCGAGCCGGAGCGCATCGCGGAGATCAACACGCGGGTGCGCGATGCGCTCGAGGGCTCGCGACAGCTGCGCGCACGTGCGCCGGGCGGCACCGACATCACGGTCACGCTCGATCGCGCGTATCCGATCCTCACGTCCGACGGGCGGCCTTCGCCGGGCAAGCCCGACAACCTCCCGGCGGGGCACGCGTTCTTCCACCCGGCGTCGGTGTCGGGCACGTTCGCGCCCGATCGCGGCGTGCTCGGCGCGCTGCGCATCGGACGCGATCGCGCGCCGAGCGCGCGCATCCGCTTCGAGCTCGACGGCGGGCGCGTGCGCGCGGTGCACTGCGACGACGCGCAGCTGCGCGCGGACCTCGACGAGTACCTCGCGAGCCACGCGAACGCGGGACGCGTCGGGATCATCGGGCTGCCGACGAACTATCTCGCGCGCGCCGAGTCCGGGCTCGAGGTGCAGGACGCGCTGCTGCCCGGGGTGAGCGTGGGCCTCGGCTACAGCTTCGAGGCCGAGACGCGCGCGCCCTTCGCGTGCCCGGTGCAGCTGCGCTTGCTCGCGCGGCGCATGGACGTCGACGCCGGCAGCCGCGCGCTCGTTCGTGCAGGACGCTTGGTGGACGATCTCGTCACCGGGATCGATCCGTTCCGCTGATCAGCGATCGGTGTAGGCGCACGTCGCGGGGCAGGTCCCGCCCGTGAAGGGGCGCGGGTACGTCGTGAGGGCGGTGTGGACGGAGTACTCGATCGGCTCGACGCTCCGCCGCTCGTGCGCGCGCACCGCGAGGCGCAGCGTGCCGCCTCGCACGAAACGCGGCTCGATGCAGCTGCACTGCGCCGCGCTCGCGACGGTGGCTCCGGTCGGGCGGACCGACCACTGCGGGAGCGGCTCGGTCGAGTGCCAGCTCGTCCTCGCGCCGTCGTCGACGAGCGTGATCGGCGCGCCGCCCGAGTGCGTCGACACCGGCGTGCACCCACCGCCCCCGGTGAGCACGTCGCCGTCGCAGAATTCGACGTCGATCGCGAGCGTGCCGGGCGCGGCCGACGCGGCGCCCGCGAAGTACCACGCGACCATCCACCCGAGCCCGCCGCCGGGATCGCTCGACGGCAGCTGGAGCAGGTACGTGTCCACGTCGCTCGGCCATGCGTCGTAGTCGCCGGCGCCCTGCACCGCGCCGCCGCCGTACGTGAGCTCGCCTCGCAGGACGGTGCTGCTCGCGAGCGAAGGCATCGGGTAGTCCGCGGCCGTCGCGTCGTACGCCATCGTCGCGGAGGACGGCTGCTCCGCGCCTCCGGCGTACCGCGCGGCCTCGTCCGTGTCCTCCTCGAGCGTGAGCGTGAGGTCGGACTCCACGTCGACCGCGGCGTCTCCGGCATCTCGGGTGATCGTGAGCGAGGTCGTCGAGCTCGCGGGAGGCAGCGGGATGACGACGTCGAACGACGCCCGCTCGTCGGGCGAAGCGCGGTCGACCCGCCGCGCGACCAGGCACTGTCGCTGCTCGCACGCCGCGTCGACCTCCGCGAGCAGCGCCGGCGACGCGCTCGCATCGCGCGGGCACGATGCGCGACACGACGCAGCGTCGGCCCAGCCGCCGAGGAGCACACGCAACACCTGATCGCCGGGGAGCGGCCCCACGCGGGGGTACGAGCCCTCTCGCTCCTGAACGACGACGCGCAGCACTTGCGGGACCGCGTGCGCCGGCACCTCGGCGCGCACCGCGTCGACGTCACCCGGATGGCTCGGGCGCCCCAGCGCGAGCGTCGTCGTGGAGGGCGCGGGGGAGATCGCGAGCGTGCGCCGCGGCGACGTCGCGTCGTCGAGCTCGCCCTCGTCGGCCTCGGTCAGGAGCGCCACGAGGAGCACGTAATAGGCGGCACGATCACTCGACACCGTGAGCCGCACCGTGCTCGCGCTCGGGACGCGGCGCGCGATGGCGGCGTATCGCGTGCCGGTCGCGCGATCTCCGATGGGAGCGCCGTCGCTGGACGAGAGCCCGAGGCTTATCGTCCGCTCGACCATGTCGTCGATGCGGGGCTCCAGCGACGCGTAGAGCACGAACGGCCCCCCGTCGGGCACCACCACGTCGAACCCGTCGACGTCCCCGTCGAAGTCCCAGCCGGCGGTCACTCCGCCGTGCGCACCGAGCGCCGCGGGATCGCCCTCGAGCGCGATGGTGCGCGGTGGCTCCTCGGGGTCGAGCGGCGGCCCGGTATCGCTCGCGCCCGCATCGAACACGCCCGCATCGAACGCGCCCGCATCGGGCGCGCCCGCATCGATCCCACCGGCGTCGCTCGCGCTCGCGTCCGTCACGTCCCCGTCGTCGTCACCGCACGCGATCAGCGCGAGCGACGCGAGCACGATCGTGAGCGCGCGCATCAGGACGCGCGCACCGGCGTGGAGAGCGCGTCGAGCGCCTTCAGCACCGCGATCGGCTCGATCGTCCCGCGCCGTCCCGCGCGCTCGATCGCGGCCTCGACCGCGGTGCGCGAGTCGCTGTGCACGCCTGTCGGGATCGGCGGCGTCGCGATCCACAGGATCGCGGTGAGCACGCCGCGCGAGACCGCCGAGGGCAGACAGAACTCGATGCACGCGCAGCGCCGGATCAGCAGCTCACGGTCCTCGCGCCACCAGTCCGCGACGACCTTGCGCGCCGCGGCGTCGGGCGCTCCCGCCGCGCTCGGCAGCGCGTCGTAGACGAGCGCGATCTTCTCGTTCGACGCGCGCATCCGCGCGTTCACCTCGTTCCGCAGCGACGCCATCGTCTCTGCGTTCATCGGACCGACACGACGAGACACCAGCACCGGCACGAAGCGGTCGAGGAGCACGTATCCAGCCATCCGCTCGCTCCGGTCAGGGCGTCGCCGCGCTGCACTCGTCTCCGCTGCACGCGACGCTCGGCGGGTCTTCTCCGCGCTCGAGCTCGCGCAGCCAGTCGACGAGGCGACGCCCGCCCACGTTCACCGTGTAGAAGTTCTCGTAGGGAACGATGCAGTGCTGCTGGCCGGGCGCGAGGTAGGACGAGAAGTTCGGCGCGCGCTCCTCGATCTCCGCGATCGACATCTGCATGCGCTCGCTCCACTCCTCGACGCCGCTGCCGCCCATCGCGCGGAAGTAGAACGTCTGGTTGTCGTCGAGCGCGGTGTTGTACTGGCTCATGTGCTGCGTCGGGTACGCGTTCGCGATCCCCGCGTAGAGGTCGGGCAGCGCCATCGAGAAGATGTCGTGCTCGTCGGGATCGAGCGCGGGGATCCACGTCGGGAAGACCTCGAGCGCGTTCCACGACGGGAAGCTGTTGCGGAAGAAGTCGTCGGTGATGATGCCCGCACCGCTGTCGCCGAACTGCAGGATCGGCACGTCCTGGTAGTGCTCCATGATGTGCGCGCTCCACAGCACCGAGCCGTACGAGCCCGCGCTGCAGCCGGTCACGAGGATGCGCTCCGGCGACTCGAACGAGTCGTAGACCCAGTCGAGCACCGCGCGCGCGTTGACCGCGCCGCGATGGTGGATCGTGACCGCCGCGTCGCCCTCGCCGTACGTCGTCGTCGCGTTGCCCCAGTGGATGTCGCCGGTGCAGTAGGGCACGACGACGTGCCAGTAGTCGGCGAACGGATTGTCCGGGTTCTCGTGATCGTAGAGGCCCGCGCGGTCGCCGCTCTGCACCGCTGCGCGGATCTCGTCGACCGAGTCGCTGAAGATCGCGTCGGCGACGCCGCACGTGAACTCGTCCCAGCACGCGCCGCCGCCGATGAAGTCGACGATCACGCGATCGACGTTGCCCGGCCGCACGAAGAACGAGTACGGGTCGCCGCGCGAGCAGATCGTGTCGCCGCCTGGCGCGATCTCGGTCCACTCGCCGGGCGGCAGGTCCTCGGCGCGCGGCAGCGGCGGCGCGTCGGAGTCGTCACCACACCCCGCGAGCGACGAGAGCAGGACGAGCGTGAGCACGGAGCGCGTCGATGAAGCCATCAGCTCGCGATTGTGCCGAAAGCATCCGTGTGCTCCAAGCACGTGCAGATTGCTTCATTGAGCGACGATCACTTTTTGATTTGACGCGCGACACGACATCCCGTAGACCAGGCTCAACGTCATGGCGCTCCTGCTCTCGATCGCGCGCTCGTCGCGCTCCGGCTGCTCCGGTTCTTCCGGTCGCGCGGGCTCGCTCCCGTGCGTGGTGGAGATCCCGGCTCGCCCGTCGAGTCGCCCTGCGCCGTATTCTCCGAGCCCGAGCTCCTAGGCGGAAATCGTCGTCGCACCCGTGTGCTGCGCGAAGGCCGCCCAGGGATCCCCGGGCGGCCTTCGTCGTTTCCGCGGCTCTCGCCGAGCGGAACCGGGACCGAGAGCGCCCGGCAGGACCGAGGACGTCCAGCAGTGCGACCACGCCCGGCGCGCTGGGTGACCGAGCGCGTGTTGCGGCTTGGATCGACGCGCACTCAATTGCGATTGTCGCGCGCGTTCAATCGCAATTGTTTCGACCACGGAGCGGACGCCGCAGGTGCGGCAGGTGGTCTGTAAAGCCGCGGCCCTTCGGGGCACGGGAGGTTCGAGTCCTTCCCGCTCCATTCGTTCTCGGCGCGTAGCCTAGTGGCTTCAGGCACTCCGTTTGGGGCGGAGACGACGCAGGTTCGAGCCCTGCCGTGCCGATCAGTGCGTTCGTTCGGAGGGTGATCCGATCCGGGGATCGGCGCGGTCTCGAAAACCGAGGGCACCTTCGCGGTGTGGAGTTCGACTCTTCCGCCCTCCTCTCTTCTTGGAAGTCGAACCGGGCGAGGCCCGGGCCCGGTTGCTAGCCGGTGCGCACCCTTCGGGGTGTGAGGGGCGGTACCTCCGACTTCCGTGCGACTCGCCGCGCGAGGAGCCGACGCGCTCGCGGGGGCGGGCGTCGCCGGGATTCTCGGTACAGGATGCGCGGCCACGTCGATGGGGGATCGGCTCGCAGAGTCGCGCGAGGAGGGGCGCTCGCACGACGGGTCGGGGACGCTGCCCGAGCGGCCGCGAACCGGCGAGGTCGTCGACGGCTACGAGATCGTCGGCCTCGTCGCGGGCGGCGGCATGGGCGAGGTGCTGCTGGTGCGCCGGCGTCGCGCGGGCGGCTTCGAGAAGCACCTCGCGATGAAGGTGATGCACCCGCACCACGCGGTGGATCCCGCGATGGTCGCGATGTTCCTCGACGAAGCGCGCATCGCGTCGCAGGTCGCGCACGCGAACGTCGTCGAGGTGATCGACACCGGGATCCATCGCGGGCTCCCCTGGCTCGTGATGGAGCTGATCGACGGGCGCTCGCTCGTCGAGGTCGCGGCCGAGCGCCCACCCGCTGCGTTCCTCGCGCACGTGCTCGCGCGCGCCGCGCTCGGCTTGCACGCCGCGCACGAGGCGAAGGACGCGTCGGGCGCGCCGCTCGGGATCGTGCACCGAGACGTGAGCCCGCAGAACGTGCTGGTCGCGCTCGACGGTCGCGTGAAGGTCGTCGACTTCGGCATCGCGGCGGCGCGAGGTCGTCTCGCGCACACCGCGACCGGCGAGCTCAAGGGGAAGATCGGCTATCTCGCGCCCGAGCTCCTCTCGAGCGGCAGACGACCGGCGACGCGCGCTGCGGACGTGTGGGCGTTCGGCGTGATGGCGTGGGAGTGCTTCGCGGGGCGACGTCTCTTCGACGCCGACGGCGCGAGCGCGCGGATGCGGCAGGTCGAGGCAGGCGAGATCGCCGCGCTGACGGACGAGGCGCCAGGGATCGACCCGTCGATCGCGGAGCTCGTCGAGCGCTGTCTCGCGCGCGACGTGGCGCAGCGCGTCGCGTCGCTCGAGCCGATCGCGCGTGGGCTCGCGAGGGCCGCGGAGTCGGGCGGACACGCGAGCACCGAGCACGTCGAGCAGTGGATGCGCGCGCGGTTCTCGTCGCGCATCCGGGCGCGCGCGGCGATCGAGGAGAGCACGCTGCCCGGCGGCGCGAGCGTGGCGCGCGATCGACCCGACGACGACGCGCCGGCCGCGGACGACGCAGCGCCCGGATCGGGCGTACGCCGGTCGCGGCGCCCGCCGCCGCGTCGCGCGACGCGGCGCTGGGTCGCGCTCGCGATCGCGGTGCTCGTCGGCGTGAGCACGAGCGTGTGGCTCGCCACACGGCGCGACGAGGTCGCCCCAGCGGCCGCGCCCGCGCTCGTCCCGCCGAGCCAGCCCGCGGTGATCGAGCCCGCCGCGATCGAGCCCACCACGATCGAGCCCACCACGATCGAGCCCGCCACGACCGAGCCCACCACGACCGAGCCCACCACGACCGAGCCCACCACGACCGAGCCCATCGCGATCGAGCCCGTGCGCGCCACCATCCGTCCGCGCCCGCGCGTCGTCCCTCCCGCGCTCGAGCCCGCGCCGATCGCGCCCGCCGCGCCCGAGCCCGACGAAGCGCCCCGCGGCGCGCCCGATCTGCACCTGCTTCCTTCGCCCTACCGCGAATGACCCGCTGCGCCGCGATCCTCGCTCTCCTCCTCCTCGTCGCGCCGGTCGCTCGCGCGCAGGACGTGTCGCTCGAGGCGCGCGCCCGCACGGAGTTCCACGCGGGCGAGGTCGCGTACGGCGAAGAGCGCTACG includes:
- a CDS encoding FG-GAP repeat protein, with translation MSCAPQQRVDQSRLSDFARYGRSIAISDRTAVVGAYQEDGSQGAVYVLTRVGDGHAWSHSARIASPSPADEQFGDDVAIDGSTIVVGAPLDHQPGAVRAGRVYVLTPSDGAWASVAQLASPGTHQAWEAFGGAVAIDGDTIVVGAVDRDAGAVVDAGAAFVFTRSGGTWSFTQTLTAPSPVASDKMGSAVAIAGDTIAVSALRRNVGRAIDAGAVFVYQRSGSSWSLVQTLTATDAGPSDLFGTSVALEVDAETGDRRLVVGAESDDAPGFANAGAAYVFEAPAGGSFAQTAKLVASDPAANAIFGTDVALSGDRIVVGASGASKSAGAAYVFAASAGSWAQVVRLDRSPSDASAFLGTSVAIAGMHALIGATGEEVGATTGTDSGAVHAFREHEGGTWAHGHALHAAHNPSATTYYGSAIAIAGATVVAASPVRADAFQIDADGLSLALPLPPPASSQLWGVGTDGASIAVFARRQIDVDEIVGTVQVFGASASGWTLEAAIEPDLTSPAGPFEAANSGCVSIDGETLAIGAPRWNGGDGRAFVWTRTGGVWSQLQAPLGSAEELTNFDMNFGRVVQLDGDTLMIAEVPSSGLGGSTRNGKVHVYVRDGEGPYVLEQTLTEATPAVLDGFGSSAAISGDLLAVLTRTTKTVRVYRRTAGVWSEIWSVVIDASISSSSRQMIDIDGDLLAIGVPGMQVASIAGAGEVRVYRRAEDDTYAVENVLRAFDPVVNRGFGAVVQIDGDRVIAATADGDGGVYSFPL
- a CDS encoding DUF4272 domain-containing protein, with translation MDTESENQPPSADRVLRRARVLAAIAHRGLIEQDRDRDRARGVLAQIRRWIGNEGLHGEVEPEERARIESDVGALGAEATVASVWRFEGAAVLGWALGLMQLPAHDRVNDVGAVSTALAVGGSLPEALRAPTLRSARSIDRMRERLFAIHWRVVEQRLRPGTIDLVSFARTAWFGPLEIDSSMLIDGDLGIDGAPIARASAEALRRVASIARERHQAINWLNGDDPIYSEVDVST
- a CDS encoding pectin acetylesterase-family hydrolase produces the protein MASSTRSVLTLVLLSSLAGCGDDSDAPPLPRAEDLPPGEWTEIAPGGDTICSRGDPYSFFVRPGNVDRVIVDFIGGGACWDEFTCGVADAIFSDSVDEIRAAVQSGDRAGLYDHENPDNPFADYWHVVVPYCTGDIHWGNATTTYGEGDAAVTIHHRGAVNARAVLDWVYDSFESPERILVTGCSAGSYGSVLWSAHIMEHYQDVPILQFGDSGAGIITDDFFRNSFPSWNALEVFPTWIPALDPDEHDIFSMALPDLYAGIANAYPTQHMSQYNTALDDNQTFYFRAMGGSGVEEWSERMQMSIAEIEERAPNFSSYLAPGQQHCIVPYENFYTVNVGGRRLVDWLRELERGEDPPSVACSGDECSAATP
- a CDS encoding serine/threonine-protein kinase, producing the protein MGDRLAESREEGRSHDGSGTLPERPRTGEVVDGYEIVGLVAGGGMGEVLLVRRRRAGGFEKHLAMKVMHPHHAVDPAMVAMFLDEARIASQVAHANVVEVIDTGIHRGLPWLVMELIDGRSLVEVAAERPPAAFLAHVLARAALGLHAAHEAKDASGAPLGIVHRDVSPQNVLVALDGRVKVVDFGIAAARGRLAHTATGELKGKIGYLAPELLSSGRRPATRAADVWAFGVMAWECFAGRRLFDADGASARMRQVEAGEIAALTDEAPGIDPSIAELVERCLARDVAQRVASLEPIARGLARAAESGGHASTEHVEQWMRARFSSRIRARAAIEESTLPGGASVARDRPDDDAPAADDAAPGSGVRRSRRPPPRRATRRWVALAIAVLVGVSTSVWLATRRDEVAPAAAPALVPPSQPAVIEPAAIEPTTIEPTTIEPATTEPTTTEPTTTEPTTTEPIAIEPVRATIRPRPRVVPPALEPAPIAPAAPEPDEAPRGAPDLHLLPSPYRE